The following coding sequences lie in one Maylandia zebra isolate NMK-2024a linkage group LG14, Mzebra_GT3a, whole genome shotgun sequence genomic window:
- the rab34a gene encoding ras-related protein Rab-34 isoform X3 — protein sequence MSVRISAMSVLPPVRRDRVIAQLPQCFRKEAAIHTKNDFNNKVKTACQEQRTGTVGRFKISKVIVVGDLAVGKTCLINRFCKDTFDKNYKATIGVDFEMERFEVLGVPFSLQLWDTAGQERFKCIASTYYRGAQVVIIVFDVNDIASLGHVRQWLEDALKENDPTAVQLFLVGTKKDLSSPAQYSQIEQDALKLANEIQAEYWAVSSLTENIQREQKL from the exons ATGTCCGTCCGCATTTCAGCCATGAGCGTCCTTCCTCCTGTTCGACGGGACCGAGTCATCGCTCAGCTCCCTCAG TGTTTCCGAAAAGAGGCAGCCATCCACACTAAAAATGATTTCAACAATAAAGTAAAGACTGCGTGTCAGGAGCAGCGGACCGGCACTGTGGG CAGATTTAAAATATCCAAGGTCATCGTGGTGGGGGATCTGGCTGTGGGGAAAACCTGCCTGATTAATAG gttttgcaAGGATACCTTTGACAAGAACTACAAAGCAACAATCGGTGTTGACTTTGAGATGGAGCGCTTCGAGGTGCTGGGTGTTCCTTTCAGCCTGCAGCT GTGGGACACCGCAGGCCAAGAGAGGTTCAAGTGCATTGCTTCTACATACTACAGAGGAGCCCAGG TTGTTATAATCGTGTTTGATGTAAATGATATTGCCTCTCTGGGCCATGTAAg GCAGTGGCTCGAAGACGCTTTGAAAGAGAACGACCCCACCGCTGTTCAGCTGTTCCTCGTGGGCACCAAGAAGGACCTCAGC TCACCTGCTCAGTATTCCCAGATTGAACAAGATGCCCTCAAACTAGCAAACGAGATCCAAGCTGAGTATTGGGCGGTTTCATCGCTGACAG AAAATATTCAGAGAGAACAAAAGCTTTAG
- the rab34a gene encoding ras-related protein Rab-34 isoform X1 → MSVRISAMSVLPPVRRDRVIAQLPQCFRKEAAIHTKNDFNNKVKTACQEQRTGTVGRFKISKVIVVGDLAVGKTCLINRFCKDTFDKNYKATIGVDFEMERFEVLGVPFSLQLWDTAGQERFKCIASTYYRGAQVVIIVFDVNDIASLGHVRQWLEDALKENDPTAVQLFLVGTKKDLSSPAQYSQIEQDALKLANEIQAEYWAVSSLTGENVREFFFRVASLAFETNVLAELEKSGSRQIGDVVRINSNSNNLYAASKKKQSNCCQ, encoded by the exons ATGTCCGTCCGCATTTCAGCCATGAGCGTCCTTCCTCCTGTTCGACGGGACCGAGTCATCGCTCAGCTCCCTCAG TGTTTCCGAAAAGAGGCAGCCATCCACACTAAAAATGATTTCAACAATAAAGTAAAGACTGCGTGTCAGGAGCAGCGGACCGGCACTGTGGG CAGATTTAAAATATCCAAGGTCATCGTGGTGGGGGATCTGGCTGTGGGGAAAACCTGCCTGATTAATAG gttttgcaAGGATACCTTTGACAAGAACTACAAAGCAACAATCGGTGTTGACTTTGAGATGGAGCGCTTCGAGGTGCTGGGTGTTCCTTTCAGCCTGCAGCT GTGGGACACCGCAGGCCAAGAGAGGTTCAAGTGCATTGCTTCTACATACTACAGAGGAGCCCAGG TTGTTATAATCGTGTTTGATGTAAATGATATTGCCTCTCTGGGCCATGTAAg GCAGTGGCTCGAAGACGCTTTGAAAGAGAACGACCCCACCGCTGTTCAGCTGTTCCTCGTGGGCACCAAGAAGGACCTCAGC TCACCTGCTCAGTATTCCCAGATTGAACAAGATGCCCTCAAACTAGCAAACGAGATCCAAGCTGAGTATTGGGCGGTTTCATCGCTGACAG GGGAAAACGTGAGAGAGTTTTTCTTTCGGGTTGCATCATTAGCGTTTGAGACCAACGTTCTTGCTGAGCTGGAGAAAAGCGGATCAAGGCAAATCGGAGATGTTGTCA GGATTAACAGCAATTCTAACAATCTGTACGCTGCATCGAAGAAGAAACAGTCCAACTGCTGTCAGTAA
- the rab34a gene encoding ras-related protein Rab-34 isoform X2, with product MSVRISAMSVLPPVRRDRVIAQLPQCFRKEAAIHTKNDFNNKVKTACQEQRTGTVGFKISKVIVVGDLAVGKTCLINRFCKDTFDKNYKATIGVDFEMERFEVLGVPFSLQLWDTAGQERFKCIASTYYRGAQVVIIVFDVNDIASLGHVRQWLEDALKENDPTAVQLFLVGTKKDLSSPAQYSQIEQDALKLANEIQAEYWAVSSLTGENVREFFFRVASLAFETNVLAELEKSGSRQIGDVVRINSNSNNLYAASKKKQSNCCQ from the exons ATGTCCGTCCGCATTTCAGCCATGAGCGTCCTTCCTCCTGTTCGACGGGACCGAGTCATCGCTCAGCTCCCTCAG TGTTTCCGAAAAGAGGCAGCCATCCACACTAAAAATGATTTCAACAATAAAGTAAAGACTGCGTGTCAGGAGCAGCGGACCGGCACTGTGGG ATTTAAAATATCCAAGGTCATCGTGGTGGGGGATCTGGCTGTGGGGAAAACCTGCCTGATTAATAG gttttgcaAGGATACCTTTGACAAGAACTACAAAGCAACAATCGGTGTTGACTTTGAGATGGAGCGCTTCGAGGTGCTGGGTGTTCCTTTCAGCCTGCAGCT GTGGGACACCGCAGGCCAAGAGAGGTTCAAGTGCATTGCTTCTACATACTACAGAGGAGCCCAGG TTGTTATAATCGTGTTTGATGTAAATGATATTGCCTCTCTGGGCCATGTAAg GCAGTGGCTCGAAGACGCTTTGAAAGAGAACGACCCCACCGCTGTTCAGCTGTTCCTCGTGGGCACCAAGAAGGACCTCAGC TCACCTGCTCAGTATTCCCAGATTGAACAAGATGCCCTCAAACTAGCAAACGAGATCCAAGCTGAGTATTGGGCGGTTTCATCGCTGACAG GGGAAAACGTGAGAGAGTTTTTCTTTCGGGTTGCATCATTAGCGTTTGAGACCAACGTTCTTGCTGAGCTGGAGAAAAGCGGATCAAGGCAAATCGGAGATGTTGTCA GGATTAACAGCAATTCTAACAATCTGTACGCTGCATCGAAGAAGAAACAGTCCAACTGCTGTCAGTAA
- the zgc:174895 gene encoding adenine phosphoribosyltransferase, with translation MDVFAVPGDRHKGWYLSLMAPNTKGPEFAWLDPSRLYCNSQALADCAKDLLSPFQSDNIDLVAGMDAMGFILGASVATALGKGFLAVRKAGHLCVPTQGQSYTDYTGREKTMEVRLDVLRPGSRVLLVDQWIETGGTMKAAIQLVEKLGATVVGVAAVAIENTEGGRWIKENYKFSHCIPEELQSQIDGKYLDSFKSFNN, from the exons ATGGATGTGTTTGCAGTTCCAGGCGACAGGCATAAAGGATGGTACCTTTCTTTAATGGCTCCAAACACAAAAGGTCCAGAGTTCGCCTGGCTGGACCCATCCAGACTTTACTGCAACTCCCAG GCTCTTGCAGACTGTGCCAAAGACCTTCTCAGTCCTTTCCAAAGTGACAACATTGACTTGGTTGCTGGCATGGATGCGATGGGATTCATTCTTG GGGCTTCTGTTGCCACCGCTCTTGGAAAAGGTTTCCTGGCTGTTCGCAAAGCAGGTCACCTATGTGTCCCCACCCAAGGCCAAAGCTACACAGACTACACAGGCAGGGAAAAGACTATGGAAGTAAGACTGGATGTGCTAAGACCAg GTTCGAGGGTGTTGTTAGTGGACCAGTGGATAGAGACTGGAGGCACAATGAAGGCTGCCATTCAGCTGGTAGAGAAACTGGGAGCCACAGTTGTAG GCGTCGCAGCTGTGGCTATCGAGAACACCGAAGGAGGAAGGTGGATTAAGGAAAACTACAAATTCTCTCACTGCATACCCGAAGAGCTGCAGAGCCAAATTGATGGAAAATACCTCGACTCCTTCAAAAGCTTCAACAACTGA